Proteins from a single region of Rhodospirillales bacterium:
- the hldE gene encoding bifunctional D-glycero-beta-D-manno-heptose-7-phosphate kinase/D-glycero-beta-D-manno-heptose 1-phosphate adenylyltransferase HldE, giving the protein MTDGTMSPHREIVQAARVLIVGDIMLDRYVYGSVERISPEAPVPVLKYDRESAMPGGAANVARNICDFNAAVELVGIVGHDASSDDLGALAEGYPFWRHTVVRSSTRPTTTKTRLIADRHQIMRLDIEDTRPADAGEEAAVIAAVQAGVARASILVLSDYAKGALTEAVIRAAIGAAKAASLPVVVDPKSADFRRYAGATVVTPNANELARVVGRPCRDDEEVASGAAQLLSSVDIGSILVTRGDRGMTLVTRDAAPLHIRTTAKPVFDVSGAGDTVVAVLSVMLAEGVPLPTAADAANLAAGIVVSKLGTATVTRGEFAVEMRRRQEGEWTTKIVSLDQAAQRQHVWSAAGERVVFTNGCFDLLHPGHISLLRQAKAAGERLIVGLNTDASVQRLKGPTRPVQDEGARAFVLSALDCVDLVVLFDDDTPLRLIETLRPDVLVKGADYRPDQVVGREVIASYGGRLLLVDLEPDRSTTAMIERMRA; this is encoded by the coding sequence ATGACCGACGGAACCATGAGTCCGCACCGGGAGATCGTGCAAGCGGCGCGGGTCTTGATCGTTGGTGACATCATGCTCGACCGTTATGTCTACGGTTCGGTCGAACGGATCTCGCCCGAGGCGCCGGTACCGGTTCTGAAATACGATCGGGAATCGGCAATGCCCGGCGGGGCTGCCAACGTGGCGCGCAACATTTGCGACTTCAACGCCGCGGTCGAACTGGTTGGTATCGTCGGTCATGATGCCTCGAGCGATGATCTGGGCGCGCTCGCCGAGGGCTATCCTTTCTGGCGGCATACTGTCGTGCGTAGCAGCACCCGACCGACGACGACCAAGACCCGTCTGATCGCCGATCGCCACCAGATCATGCGCCTTGATATCGAGGATACGCGTCCGGCCGACGCGGGTGAGGAGGCGGCGGTCATTGCCGCCGTTCAGGCCGGGGTCGCCCGCGCCAGCATTCTGGTGCTATCTGATTACGCCAAGGGAGCGTTGACCGAAGCGGTCATTCGCGCGGCGATCGGGGCCGCGAAAGCGGCTTCGCTGCCGGTTGTCGTCGACCCCAAGTCGGCAGATTTCCGGCGGTATGCCGGCGCGACGGTGGTGACTCCCAACGCCAACGAACTGGCACGCGTCGTCGGTCGGCCGTGCCGCGATGACGAAGAAGTCGCTAGCGGAGCTGCGCAGCTTCTGTCCTCGGTGGATATCGGCTCAATTCTCGTTACCCGTGGCGATCGGGGGATGACTCTCGTAACCCGTGACGCTGCGCCGCTGCACATCCGGACAACCGCAAAGCCGGTCTTCGACGTATCGGGTGCTGGCGATACGGTAGTTGCGGTGCTGTCGGTGATGCTGGCCGAGGGCGTTCCGCTGCCCACCGCCGCCGACGCGGCGAACCTCGCCGCCGGCATTGTCGTCAGCAAGCTCGGCACGGCCACTGTCACCCGCGGGGAGTTCGCCGTCGAGATGCGGCGCCGACAGGAAGGCGAATGGACGACGAAGATCGTCTCGCTCGATCAGGCGGCGCAAAGACAACACGTTTGGTCGGCCGCTGGCGAACGTGTCGTCTTCACCAATGGATGTTTCGACCTCCTGCATCCGGGACACATCAGCCTGCTGCGTCAGGCAAAGGCAGCCGGCGAGCGGCTGATCGTCGGGCTCAACACCGATGCGTCGGTCCAGCGTCTCAAGGGTCCGACGCGGCCGGTGCAGGACGAGGGCGCGCGGGCATTCGTGCTGTCGGCGCTCGACTGCGTCGACCTTGTCGTTCTGTTTGATGACGATACGCCGCTCAGGCTGATTGAAACCTTGCGCCCGGACGTTCTCGTCAAGGGCGCCGACTACCGGCCGGACCAGGTGGTCGGTCGGGAGGTCATCGCCAGCTACGGCGGCCGCCTCCTGCTTGTCGACCTGGAGCCAGATCGCTCGACGACGGCGATGATCGAGCGCATGCGCGCGTAA
- a CDS encoding DoxX family protein: MSTIGTDAIRPLVPPLARITETLSPYAEPLVRITTGLLLVPHGSQKLFGWFGGAGIAGTEQFFASKLGLPPWIAVLAGLVEFGGGLLLALGLVTRVAAALVAGLMTVAVIQVHVPNGFFWTEGGYEYPLLWGILALSFVIRGGGRFSLDAVVGREI; this comes from the coding sequence TTCCCCCTCTCGCGCGCATCACTGAGACCCTATCCCCTTACGCCGAACCGCTGGTCCGGATCACAACCGGGCTTCTGCTGGTGCCGCATGGTTCCCAGAAGCTGTTCGGCTGGTTCGGCGGCGCCGGCATCGCCGGTACCGAACAGTTTTTCGCCTCCAAGCTCGGGTTGCCACCATGGATCGCCGTGCTGGCAGGCCTGGTCGAGTTCGGTGGCGGGCTGCTGCTCGCCCTGGGGCTGGTTACCCGGGTGGCGGCTGCCTTGGTAGCCGGCTTGATGACGGTGGCGGTGATCCAGGTCCACGTGCCCAACGGCTTCTTCTGGACCGAAGGCGGATACGAATACCCGCTGTTGTGGGGCATCCTGGCATTGAGTTTCGTCATCCGCGGCGGCGGCCGCTTCTCGCTAGACGCCGTTGTCGGCCGCGAGATCTGA